The sequence AAAGTGCTGCCAAATAAGTGTAGAGGAGTTCCTCAACATGAGGCGGCCGAAAGGGAACCACCTCCACACCCAGGTCTTCAAGGGCTGCAACCGCTTGTCGTACAGCTCTGCGAACGGACTCTGATGGCGTAATAAAACCGTCATCATCATAAAAACCGACCCGCAGCTTTTTAAGCTTCACTTTACCTGGGTCGTCCATTTGAAATGGCGCAACGTTGGGATCAAATGGTGTGTGCTGCTTTGAGTTGATGGCACGCAGCATTAAAGCCACATCTTCACTTGTACGGGCCATCGGACCGCACTGACTTCGAATCACTTCCTGGCCAGGAATGGCGCTGTTGCTGCCAACATTGGACCATCGGTCAACCGTTGGTTTAATGCCTGCGATACCGCAGAAAGCACACGGGATGCGAATGGAACCCCCAATATCAGTGCCAACGCCCCAAGGAGACATGCCCGCCGCAATGGCCGCAGCCTCACCGCCCGAAGAACCTCCAGGTACCCGGTCAGAAGACCATGGGTTATTGGTGGCACCCCAAATCGGATTATCGCTCTCGTGGAAAAGAAGCATCTGAGACACGTTGGTTTTACCAACCATGATTGCGCCTTGCTCCATCAGAAGCCGTGCTGCCACAGACTGTTCTTTGGGGATACGATTGCGCCAAGCCTCTAATCCTAAGCTCACGGGTGTTCCCGGAGTCGCCAAAGATTCCTTGATCGTCATGGGTAAGCCCAAGAGAGCCGGTAAATTTTTGCTCTTTTTCGCACGCAGCGCATCAGCTGCTCTTGCCTCATCGCGCGCTTGCTCGAAAAAACGATGAACGATGGAGTTAACTTGATGGTCCCAAGTTTCAATCCGAGTAATATGCGCGTCGACAATCTCAAGCGACGAGAGTTCGCCAGCATTTAAATGGCGAAGCATATCCGAAGCAGAAAGCATGCAGATGTCATCGGGATAAATTGTCATTGAAGTCCCCCAGAGCAATGATTGGAGAAAGAGCAATATCTTAATGGGCCGCAAGATCAAGCATTTTGGGGCAGCGCGTCGAGATTCAATCCCCATCTAAAAACGACTCTCACCAATTGCTTCCACTTCTAGATCGGCACCTAGGGAGGTGGTATGAATGAGTAGGTGGGGAGTTTATGAGTAACAACAAAGTGCATGAGAGTGGGCCATCGGCCCCAACAAACGAACCGAGTCAAGACGCCTCTTTAGTGCGACCAACCGGTAATCCAAAAGATGATATGCTCTACGTTGAACCACCACCGAACGGTCAAGCACCTTCGTTTCTCACGGTAAAGCCAGGCACTGAACAAGAAAACCGGTATCGATTTTACGACCGCATTCAATTGGCTAGGTTTCGCTCGAACATGGAAACCGTCCCAGTGGGCGTTCTTTTCGTAAAAGACCGCACAATTTCATCCAAACACTGTGAGATTGGCCTGGGACCAGATGGCTTGTTTTATATCCGAGACGTGAGCAGAAATGGTACTCGCCTCGACGACAGAAGACTCGAACCCAATATCGAGCAACCCATTCAAACAGGACAAAAAATTAGAATCGGCCTCCAGCCAGACTTTCATGTGACCATCGCCTCACAGCAAAGCGAAACCCCAGTCGACACCTCATCAACCCAAAGCTCTCAGGCCTTAAGTATGGCGACCGTTCTTGTTGGGACCATCGAAAACTACACCGGTTCAGGGGTCAAAGACGTGTCGGCGACGCTCCAGCAGTCTATCAGCCGAGTCTTCTCAAAGCTTCAACTCGGTATTATGCAGCGGGGCGGGACCGTGAAGGACCACCGCAGCGATGCACTGGTCGGTTTCTGGGATGACGCCATCAATGGGCAAAATTACATCGGGAATGCCTGCGAAGCAGCGCTAGAACTCGACATGCTCACTCAAGAACTCGCCAAAAATAAGACGGTATGGCTCATGGATGAGATGCCTTTGGTCGTCAATTGGTCTTTAACAACCGGTCCGGTGAAAATTCAGAGCCATGGGGAGCTTCGCTCAACCAGCTTAAATGTCATTGGTGAATCCGTCAGTCTTGCCATGCAGCTTCAACGGTTTGCGGGAGCATATACAGGCTCAATTATTTCGTGTCCGGCCACTCAAACCCTGGCCCCACAAGACTACGCCTTCAGGGCGCTCGGGGCACGTACTCTAGACGGTAAACCTGAGCCTCAGGAGCTTTACTGCCTCACCGGTAAGACCAGCTGACTGAGTACTGAAAAAACCTACATTTACCTTCATATTTAAGGCCATAGCGTACGGGCCACAGGGCAAATTGCGCTCAAAAACGAAGTCAGCGCGTACATATTTGTTCAAATGATTGTTCTTTTTATTTAAAAAAACTTTATCCCACCCCAACAGACACAAGCTAAGCACCTGAAAAGGTTGATTAAAAAACTTTAGCACCCCTCTGTTCTTTTTTTTTACTTTTTTCCTAAAGGTCAGAGGGAATCCGTCGATGCTCACTATGCCAGCGAGTTGTATGCTGATCCGCATGGGTGGGGATTGGTTAACAGCTAGCAAATATTAAGCGTGCCCAGCCAGGCCTAAAAGCGCTT is a genomic window of Deltaproteobacteria bacterium containing:
- a CDS encoding FHA domain-containing protein gives rise to the protein MSNNKVHESGPSAPTNEPSQDASLVRPTGNPKDDMLYVEPPPNGQAPSFLTVKPGTEQENRYRFYDRIQLARFRSNMETVPVGVLFVKDRTISSKHCEIGLGPDGLFYIRDVSRNGTRLDDRRLEPNIEQPIQTGQKIRIGLQPDFHVTIASQQSETPVDTSSTQSSQALSMATVLVGTIENYTGSGVKDVSATLQQSISRVFSKLQLGIMQRGGTVKDHRSDALVGFWDDAINGQNYIGNACEAALELDMLTQELAKNKTVWLMDEMPLVVNWSLTTGPVKIQSHGELRSTSLNVIGESVSLAMQLQRFAGAYTGSIISCPATQTLAPQDYAFRALGARTLDGKPEPQELYCLTGKTS
- a CDS encoding amidase, with translation MTIYPDDICMLSASDMLRHLNAGELSSLEIVDAHITRIETWDHQVNSIVHRFFEQARDEARAADALRAKKSKNLPALLGLPMTIKESLATPGTPVSLGLEAWRNRIPKEQSVAARLLMEQGAIMVGKTNVSQMLLFHESDNPIWGATNNPWSSDRVPGGSSGGEAAAIAAGMSPWGVGTDIGGSIRIPCAFCGIAGIKPTVDRWSNVGSNSAIPGQEVIRSQCGPMARTSEDVALMLRAINSKQHTPFDPNVAPFQMDDPGKVKLKKLRVGFYDDDGFITPSESVRRAVRQAVAALEDLGVEVVPFRPPHVEELLYTYLAALSSDGGYYIEKALDGDPIVGQLKPLKTIVKLPARVRKTAAAAMGLLGESKVQKLLENVRPKPVEELWELTNERTRIRRSTMNVWNEQGLDAVICPPHATPAILHGQSSQFTLGGSYAIRYNYLNLPAGVVPVTRVQANEEVRGNLHDRLDKTAADAQAGSAGMPIGVQVAARPYREDVVLALMMAIEDHARADALFPRTPVLPHA